In Agromyces archimandritae, one genomic interval encodes:
- a CDS encoding RDD family protein — protein sequence MPTPERVLDEPDDRLLTGEAVALDVRSAGFVIRAGGAVIDMIAIFAGLLLTFWLFASIAGTGLDQAAGQAIATVLAVFWLVVVPAAVEAATGGRSPGKFALGVRVVRDDGGGITVRHALIRALTGVFEVYLTFGGLAVLVGLLNPRAKRIGDFLAGTHAQLERVPKPVSEPQQVPPPLAAWARTADVARLPDPVARRITAFFEHGPHLTPDARARNADALVREVAPYVAPLPDAPAEPLLSAVVAVRREREARALELAEQRRRRIAPVLAANPHGFPGR from the coding sequence ATGCCGACCCCCGAGCGTGTTCTCGACGAGCCCGACGACCGCCTGCTCACCGGCGAGGCGGTCGCCCTCGACGTGCGCTCGGCCGGCTTCGTCATCCGCGCCGGCGGGGCCGTCATCGATATGATCGCGATCTTCGCGGGTCTGCTGCTCACGTTCTGGCTGTTCGCGAGCATCGCCGGCACCGGCCTCGACCAGGCCGCCGGCCAGGCGATCGCCACGGTGCTCGCGGTGTTCTGGCTCGTCGTCGTGCCGGCCGCGGTCGAGGCCGCGACGGGCGGACGCTCCCCCGGGAAGTTCGCCCTCGGCGTTCGCGTGGTGCGCGACGACGGCGGCGGCATCACCGTGCGGCACGCGCTCATCCGAGCGCTCACCGGCGTGTTCGAGGTGTACCTGACGTTCGGCGGCCTCGCGGTGCTCGTCGGGCTGCTGAACCCCCGCGCGAAACGGATCGGCGACTTCCTGGCCGGCACGCACGCCCAGCTCGAACGGGTGCCGAAGCCGGTCTCGGAGCCGCAACAGGTGCCGCCGCCGCTGGCCGCGTGGGCACGGACGGCCGATGTCGCGCGCCTGCCCGACCCGGTCGCCCGGCGCATCACGGCCTTCTTCGAGCACGGACCGCACCTCACCCCCGATGCCCGGGCCCGGAACGCCGACGCCCTGGTGCGCGAGGTCGCCCCTTACGTCGCCCCGCTGCCCGACGCGCCGGCCGAGCCGCTGCTGTCGGCGGTCGTCGCGGTGCGCCGGGAACGCGAGGCACGTGCGCTCGAACTGGCCGAGCAGCGCCGCCGGCGCATCGCGCCGGTGCTCGCCGCGAACCCGCACGGCTTCCCCGGGCGCTGA
- the ahcY gene encoding adenosylhomocysteinase has translation MTLPATSALPFKVADLSLAEAGRHQIRLAENEMPGLMALREEFGASQPLAGARIAGSLHMTVQTAVLIETLVALGARVRWASCNIFSTQDEAAAAIAVGPTGTPAAPAGAPVFAWKGETLEEYWWCAERIFDWSEEAAREGADWSGPNMILDDGGDATLLVHKGREAELAGEVPAATDAANAEERVILDTLRRSLELAPDRWTRIAAELRGVTEETTTGVHRLYELHADGGLQFPAINVNDSVTKSKFDNKYGIRHSLPDGLNRATDVLIGGKVVFVVGYGDVGKGAAEALRGQGARVIVSEVDPICALQAAMDGFQVARLEDVVGEVDIFVTCTGNYHVITLDHILAMKHLAIVSNVGHFDNEIDMAALEALPGAERIEIKPQVHEWRLPNGRSVLVLSEGRLMNLGNATGHPSFVMSNSFTNQVLAQIELYTRPEAYPVGVYVLPKHLDEKVARLHLDALGVGLTTLTAEQAAYIGVPVEGPYKVDHYRY, from the coding sequence ATGACTCTGCCCGCGACATCCGCCCTGCCGTTCAAGGTCGCCGACCTCTCGCTCGCCGAAGCCGGGCGGCACCAGATCCGCCTCGCCGAGAACGAGATGCCGGGGCTCATGGCCCTGCGCGAGGAGTTCGGCGCCTCCCAGCCGCTCGCCGGGGCGCGCATCGCCGGCAGCCTGCACATGACGGTGCAGACGGCCGTGCTCATCGAGACCCTCGTCGCGCTCGGCGCCCGGGTGCGCTGGGCGAGCTGCAACATCTTCTCCACGCAGGACGAGGCGGCCGCCGCGATCGCCGTCGGGCCGACGGGCACGCCCGCGGCGCCGGCCGGTGCGCCCGTGTTCGCCTGGAAGGGCGAGACGCTCGAGGAGTACTGGTGGTGCGCCGAGCGCATCTTCGACTGGAGCGAGGAGGCCGCCCGCGAAGGCGCCGACTGGTCGGGCCCGAACATGATCCTCGACGACGGCGGGGATGCGACGCTGCTCGTGCACAAGGGCCGCGAGGCCGAGCTGGCCGGCGAGGTGCCGGCGGCGACGGATGCGGCGAACGCCGAGGAGCGCGTGATCCTCGACACCCTGCGCCGCTCGCTCGAGCTCGCCCCCGACCGCTGGACCCGCATCGCCGCCGAGCTCCGCGGCGTCACCGAGGAGACCACGACCGGCGTCCACCGCCTCTACGAGCTGCACGCCGATGGCGGCCTGCAGTTCCCCGCGATCAACGTCAACGACTCGGTCACGAAGTCGAAGTTCGACAACAAGTACGGCATCCGCCACTCCCTGCCCGACGGCCTGAACCGCGCCACCGACGTGCTGATCGGCGGCAAGGTCGTCTTCGTCGTCGGCTACGGCGACGTCGGAAAGGGCGCCGCCGAGGCCCTCCGCGGCCAGGGCGCGCGCGTCATCGTCAGCGAGGTCGACCCGATCTGCGCCCTGCAGGCCGCGATGGACGGCTTCCAGGTCGCGCGCCTCGAAGACGTCGTCGGCGAGGTCGACATCTTCGTCACCTGCACCGGCAACTACCACGTCATCACCCTCGACCACATCCTCGCGATGAAGCACCTCGCGATCGTCTCGAACGTCGGCCACTTCGACAACGAGATCGACATGGCCGCCCTCGAGGCGCTGCCCGGTGCCGAGCGCATCGAGATCAAACCGCAGGTGCACGAGTGGCGTCTGCCGAACGGGCGCAGCGTGCTCGTGCTCTCCGAGGGGCGCCTGATGAACCTCGGCAATGCGACCGGCCACCCCTCCTTCGTGATGAGCAACTCGTTCACGAACCAGGTGCTCGCCCAGATCGAGCTGTACACGCGGCCGGAGGCGTACCCGGTGGGTGTCTACGTGCTGCCGAAGCACCTCGACGAGAAGGTCGCCCGCCTGCACCTCGACGCCCTCGGCGTGGGGCTGACGACGCTGACGGCCGAGCAGGCCGCCTACATCGGCGTGCCGGTCGAGGGCCCGTACAAGGTGGACCACTACCGCTACTGA
- a CDS encoding stage II sporulation protein M, with protein MDLDALTEARRDDWDRLGALARRRPLAGPEADELIDRYQRGAADLSLIQSTAGSTATGDRLSVALSRARLRFTGAPEEPMRVFGRFVGVSLPAALYRVRWLTLAVAVATFVVAALWAAWASADPRVLASFGSSAELEQLAEHGFVDYYSENPAASFTGLVWTNNAWIAAQCIAFGITGVWVPYVIMQNAQNLGVTAAVLFSHDQAGTYFLYLSPHGPLELTCVFVAAAAGLRIFWAWVAPGPRRRSTALAEEGRALITIAIGLVFWLLVSGIIEGFVTAAPWPWPVKTGIGVLALAAFLVYMLVPGRRAARAGETGDLGGFDAGARVATAG; from the coding sequence ATGGATCTCGACGCCCTCACCGAAGCCCGACGCGATGACTGGGACCGCCTCGGCGCGCTCGCGCGCCGCCGCCCGCTGGCCGGTCCGGAGGCCGACGAACTCATCGACCGCTACCAGCGCGGGGCCGCCGACCTCTCGCTCATCCAGTCGACCGCGGGGTCTACGGCGACCGGCGATCGCCTCTCGGTCGCCCTCTCCCGTGCCCGCCTCCGGTTCACCGGCGCCCCCGAGGAGCCCATGCGGGTCTTCGGCCGGTTCGTGGGCGTCTCGTTGCCGGCTGCGCTGTACCGGGTGCGCTGGCTCACGCTCGCCGTCGCGGTCGCCACGTTCGTCGTGGCCGCACTGTGGGCCGCGTGGGCGTCCGCCGACCCGCGCGTGCTGGCGAGCTTCGGCAGCAGCGCCGAGCTCGAGCAGCTCGCCGAGCACGGCTTCGTCGACTACTACTCCGAGAACCCGGCCGCGTCGTTCACGGGGCTCGTCTGGACGAACAACGCGTGGATCGCCGCCCAGTGCATCGCCTTCGGCATCACGGGGGTCTGGGTGCCTTACGTCATCATGCAGAACGCGCAGAACCTCGGCGTGACGGCCGCCGTCCTCTTCTCCCACGACCAGGCCGGTACCTATTTCCTCTACCTCTCGCCGCACGGCCCGCTCGAGCTGACCTGCGTGTTCGTGGCAGCCGCGGCGGGCCTCCGCATCTTCTGGGCGTGGGTCGCCCCGGGCCCCCGCCGGCGCAGCACGGCGCTCGCCGAAGAAGGGCGGGCGCTCATCACGATCGCCATCGGGCTCGTGTTCTGGCTGCTCGTCTCGGGCATCATCGAAGGCTTCGTGACCGCCGCGCCCTGGCCATGGCCGGTGAAGACCGGCATCGGCGTGCTGGCCCTTGCCGCATTCCTCGTCTACATGCTCGTGCCGGGCCGCCGTGCGGCACGGGCGGGGGAGACGGGCGACCTCGGCGGATTCGACGCCGGCGCCCGCGTGGCGACCGCGGGCTGA
- a CDS encoding AAA family ATPase, which translates to MSEPTPDDQALREALARVRTEVGKAVVGQDGAVTGLIIALLADGHVLLEGVPGVAKTLLVRSLSRALSLDTRRLQFTPDLMPGDVTGSLVYDPREAAFEFREGPVFTNVLLADEINRTPPKTQSALLESMEERQVSADGVTRPLPAPFIVAATQNPIEYEGTYALPEAQLDRFLLKLVLELPERDPEIAILRRHADGFNPRDLDAAGVQPVLGAAELLRAREAVARVGVGDDVLGYLVDLARATRVSPSVRLGVSPRGTTALLHAAKAWAWLSGYDSLTPDHLQAMLLPVWRHRVQLRPEAELEGVSADAVLRAIVQQVQVPL; encoded by the coding sequence ATGAGCGAACCGACCCCAGACGACCAGGCCCTCCGCGAGGCGCTGGCCCGCGTGCGCACCGAGGTCGGCAAGGCCGTCGTCGGCCAGGACGGGGCCGTCACCGGCCTCATCATCGCCCTGCTCGCCGACGGGCACGTGCTGCTCGAGGGGGTGCCCGGCGTCGCCAAGACCCTGCTCGTGCGCTCGCTGTCGCGGGCCCTCTCGCTGGACACCCGCCGCCTGCAGTTCACCCCCGACCTCATGCCGGGCGATGTGACCGGTTCGCTCGTCTACGACCCCCGCGAGGCCGCGTTCGAGTTCCGCGAAGGCCCCGTGTTCACGAATGTGCTGCTCGCCGACGAGATCAACCGGACCCCGCCGAAGACGCAGTCCGCACTGCTCGAGTCGATGGAGGAACGGCAGGTCTCGGCCGACGGCGTCACCCGGCCGCTGCCGGCGCCGTTCATCGTCGCAGCCACGCAGAACCCGATCGAATACGAGGGCACCTACGCGCTGCCCGAGGCGCAGCTCGACCGCTTCCTGCTGAAACTCGTGCTCGAGCTGCCCGAGCGGGACCCCGAGATCGCGATCCTGCGCCGCCATGCCGACGGCTTCAACCCGCGCGACCTCGACGCGGCCGGCGTGCAGCCGGTGCTCGGAGCCGCGGAGCTGCTCCGGGCGCGCGAGGCGGTGGCGCGCGTGGGCGTCGGCGACGACGTGCTCGGCTACCTCGTGGATCTCGCCCGCGCCACCCGGGTGAGCCCGTCGGTGCGGCTCGGGGTGAGCCCGCGCGGCACGACCGCGCTGCTGCACGCCGCGAAGGCGTGGGCGTGGCTGTCGGGCTACGACTCGCTGACGCCCGACCACCTGCAGGCGATGCTGCTGCCCGTCTGGCGCCACCGCGTGCAGCTGCGCCCGGAGGCGGAGCTCGAAGGCGTCAGCGCCGACGCCGTGCTGCGCGCGATCGTGCAGCAGGTGCAGGTTCCGCTCTGA
- a CDS encoding DUF58 domain-containing protein, producing MAVTGWFVALVAAGVVPLVLAGDAAWPVLALWLVLTALIGGIDLALAASPRRLALERKLPERVRLGEPARAELVVANLGRRMLRAVVRDGWEPSAGVVGSNRTRLSVPAGGRRRMSLTLVPVRRGDRLSEQVTIRSYGPLRLWARQATLASPARLRVLPPFRSRVHLPSRLARLRELDGRTPLLIRGQGTEFDSLREYVRGDDVRSIDWRASARRSDPEVPGAGRLMVRTWRPERDRRIVIVADTSRTAAARIADEPRLDTAFEATLLLSALASHAGDRVDFLAWDRRLRGRVHGASGPELLARLVDTMAGIDAELIEADWAAVPGAVRQVTSRRALVVLLTSIETPAAAQGLLDVLPQLTRDHIVVVASVANPALDDRVADLDDLGAVYRAAAAERARLDTARVAAAVRRLGAEVVVAPPAELPPDLADRYLALKAAGRL from the coding sequence ATGGCCGTCACGGGATGGTTCGTCGCGCTCGTCGCCGCAGGCGTCGTGCCGCTCGTGCTCGCCGGCGACGCGGCGTGGCCGGTGCTGGCGCTGTGGCTCGTGCTCACGGCGCTCATCGGCGGCATCGACCTCGCCCTCGCGGCCTCGCCGCGGCGGCTCGCGCTCGAACGGAAGCTGCCCGAACGGGTGCGGCTCGGCGAGCCGGCCCGGGCGGAGCTCGTCGTCGCCAACCTGGGGCGACGGATGCTGCGGGCCGTCGTCCGCGACGGCTGGGAGCCGTCGGCCGGCGTCGTCGGATCCAACCGCACGCGCCTGTCGGTGCCGGCCGGCGGGCGGCGGCGGATGTCGCTCACGCTCGTGCCCGTTCGGCGCGGCGACCGCCTGAGCGAACAGGTCACGATCCGCTCGTACGGGCCCCTTCGGCTCTGGGCGCGGCAGGCGACCCTGGCGTCGCCGGCCCGGCTGCGGGTGCTTCCCCCGTTCCGTTCGCGCGTGCACCTGCCATCGCGGCTGGCCCGCCTCCGCGAGCTCGACGGGCGGACGCCGCTGCTCATCCGCGGGCAGGGCACCGAGTTCGACTCGCTCCGCGAGTACGTGCGCGGCGACGACGTGCGCTCGATCGACTGGCGTGCGAGCGCCCGCCGCAGCGATCCCGAAGTGCCCGGTGCCGGCCGGCTCATGGTGCGCACCTGGCGGCCCGAGCGCGACCGCCGCATCGTCATCGTGGCCGACACCTCGCGCACGGCGGCCGCCCGCATCGCCGACGAGCCGCGCCTCGACACGGCCTTCGAGGCGACGTTGCTGCTGTCTGCGCTCGCCTCCCACGCCGGCGACCGGGTCGACTTCCTCGCCTGGGATCGGCGCCTGCGCGGCCGGGTGCACGGGGCGAGCGGACCCGAGCTGCTCGCCCGGCTCGTCGACACCATGGCCGGTATCGACGCCGAACTCATCGAGGCCGACTGGGCCGCGGTGCCGGGCGCGGTGCGCCAGGTCACGAGCCGGCGCGCGCTCGTCGTGCTGCTGACGTCGATCGAGACGCCGGCGGCCGCGCAGGGCCTGCTGGACGTGCTGCCGCAGCTCACGAGGGACCACATCGTCGTCGTCGCCTCGGTCGCGAACCCTGCGCTCGACGATCGCGTCGCCGACCTCGACGACCTCGGCGCCGTCTACCGGGCGGCCGCCGCCGAGCGCGCCCGCCTCGACACCGCCCGGGTCGCCGCCGCCGTGCGCCGGCTGGGCGCCGAGGTCGTGGTCGCGCCGCCGGCCGAACTGCCGCCCGACCTCGCCGACCGCTACCTCGCGCTGAAAGCGGCCGGGCGCCTCTGA